In one window of Canis lupus baileyi chromosome 10, mCanLup2.hap1, whole genome shotgun sequence DNA:
- the POLR1E gene encoding DNA-directed RNA polymerase I subunit RPA49: MAAEVLPSARWLYCGQPDESQRAVLVQFSNGKLQNPGNVRFTLYKSNDSTNPRKRSQRILAAETDRLSYVGNNFGTGALKCNTLCRHFVGILNKTSGQMQVYDAELFNMQPLFADESLESDLTQESQAKTFREKMDSCIEAFGTTKQKRALNSRRMNTVGSESLNCAVAKAAENIIDAKGVTALVNDAIHDDLQDDSLYLPPCHADAAKPEDVYKFEDLLSTAEYEALQSPSEAFRNVSSEEILKMIEENSHCSFVIEALKSLPSDEKSRDRQARCIWFLDTLIKFRAQKVIKRKSALGPGIPHVINTKLLKHFTCLTYNNGSLRNLISDSMKAKITAYVIILALHISDFQIDLTMLQRDLKLSERRMIEIAKAMRLKISKRKVSLAAGREEDHKLGTLSIPLPPAQTSKHQSKRRKIT; this comes from the exons ATGGCGGCGGAGGTGTTGCCGAGTGCGCGGTGGCTATACTGTGGGCAGCCCGACGAGAGCCAGAGAGCCGTACTGG TGCAGTTCTCCAACGGGAAGCTGCAGAATCCAGGCAACGTGCGTTTTACTTTGTACAAGAGCAATGACTCCACAAACCCCAGGAAGAGGAGTCAGCGGATTCTG GCAGCTGAAACAGACAGACTTTCCTACGTGGGAAACAATTTCGGGACTGGAGCCCTCAAATGCAACACTTTGTGCAG GCACTTTGTGGGAATTCTCAACAAGACCTCTGGCCAGATGCAAGTGTATGATGCTGAATTGTTCAACATGCAGCCACTGTTTGCAG ATGAATCACTTGAGAGCGACTTGACACAAGAGAGTCAGGCCAAAACTTTTAGAGAAAAG ATGGATTCTTGCATTGAAGCCTTTGGAACCACCAAACAGAAGCGGGCTTTGAACTCCAGAAGAATGAACACAGTTGGCAGTGAATCTCTGAACTGTGCAGTAGCTAAAGCTGCAGAGAATATTATTGATGCGAAGGGTGTAACTG CTCTGGTCAACGATGCCATCCATGATGATCTGCAGGATGACTCCCTCTACCTTCCTCCCTGCCACGCTGATGCAGCCAAGCCTGAAGACGTATATAAATTTGAAGACC TTCTGTCCACTGCGGAGTATGAAGCTCTTCAGAGCCCATCTGAAGCTTTCAGGAATGTCTCATCAGAGGAAATACTGAAGATGATTGAAGAGAACAG CCACTGCTCCTTTGTCATAGAAGCATTGAAGTCTTTGCCATCAGATGAGAAGAGCCGAGACCGCCAGGCCCGATGCATATGGTTTCTGGACACGCTCATCAAATTTCGAGCACAGAAAGTGATTAAGCGGAAAA GTGCCCTGGGACCCGGAATCCCCCATGTCATCAACACCAAATTGCTGAAGCACTTCACCTGCTTGACCTACAACAACGGCAG CCTACGGAACTTAATTTCGGATTCTATGAAGGCGAAGATCACTGCATATGTAATCATACTTGCCTTGCACATAAGCGACTTCCAGATTGACCTGACAATGTTACAGAGGGACTTGAAGCTTAGTGAGAGAAG GATGATTGAGATAGCGAAAGCCATGAGGCTGAAGATCTCTAAAAGAAAGGTGTCTCTGGCAGCTGGCAGGGAAGAGGATCACAAACTGGGCACCCTGTCCATcccgctgcctccagcccagaccTCAAAACACCAGTCAAAGCGGAGGAAAATCACCTAG